In Desulfovibrio aminophilus DSM 12254, a single window of DNA contains:
- a CDS encoding AAA family ATPase translates to MNSASALTPDHIPEELKALDRWVCHRAKQPADPKTGYPAAVNQPATWAPYAQALAAYQRGGFDGLGFVFNGDGIVGVDLDKCRDPQGEIEPWAAEIVRILNGYAEVSPSGTGLHVLVRGELPPGRCRKGRVEAYATGRYFTVTGRALGDRRDVPERQAELEAFHAEHLADPEPVAAVTLEVGTSILTDEEVLEKAHAASNGGKFSALFDAGDLSAYKDDQSAADLALLSMLAFWCRRDAEQMERLFSESALGQREKWQGREDYRARTIERAIAGCREVYGPADPGDVFNPIQAAPAAAPAVVVRNPFAVANIEDLSFERLGRTPPKPARWFMGGVNDGGLPKGKIALIAGHGGSGKSTLALQIAASVASGRDFTGGVFKFHTTGPALFLTAEDETEDLDERAYHLRRMVEGEVNLSRLYVVRGAGDYRFMERDRCGNLQPSARYREALALARRIRPRVLVLDPVAQFMGAASELDNNEMEILAAHLRVLLAESGAEVMFSIAHVNKASGKDLDSTKKLETALAPGAVRGATALVNAHRWLLTTVSVPPTLAATLGAASDTLLQGWRVAKSNYSKTTGMNYFRRGDGGLLVPYKGDFMMDDLNRVEQAIAESETPLTARSALDVLPVALGMSKATVKKLIAQGLELGRLVEEERENSRGKSTRYVMAWWGADVDEEMRRLLA, encoded by the coding sequence ATGAATAGCGCCTCGGCCTTGACCCCCGACCATATCCCCGAAGAGCTGAAGGCCCTGGACCGCTGGGTCTGCCATCGCGCCAAACAGCCCGCGGACCCCAAGACCGGCTATCCCGCAGCGGTGAACCAGCCCGCCACCTGGGCGCCCTATGCCCAGGCCCTGGCCGCCTACCAGCGCGGCGGCTTCGACGGCCTGGGCTTCGTGTTCAATGGGGACGGCATCGTGGGCGTGGACCTCGACAAGTGCCGTGACCCCCAGGGCGAGATCGAACCCTGGGCTGCGGAGATCGTACGCATCCTGAACGGCTACGCCGAAGTCTCGCCCAGCGGCACCGGGCTCCACGTGCTTGTGCGCGGCGAGCTGCCTCCCGGCCGGTGCCGCAAAGGCCGGGTCGAGGCCTACGCCACGGGGCGCTACTTCACGGTCACGGGCCGGGCCCTGGGCGACCGGAGGGACGTGCCGGAGCGCCAGGCCGAGCTGGAGGCCTTTCACGCCGAGCACCTGGCCGACCCGGAGCCTGTGGCCGCGGTCACGCTGGAGGTCGGCACCTCGATCCTCACGGACGAGGAGGTCCTGGAGAAGGCCCACGCAGCGAGTAACGGAGGCAAGTTCTCCGCGCTGTTCGACGCGGGCGACCTGTCCGCCTACAAGGACGACCAATCGGCCGCCGATCTGGCGCTGCTCTCGATGCTGGCCTTCTGGTGCCGCCGGGACGCCGAGCAGATGGAACGCCTGTTCAGCGAGAGCGCCCTGGGCCAGCGTGAGAAGTGGCAGGGCCGGGAGGACTACCGGGCGCGCACCATCGAGCGCGCCATTGCCGGTTGCCGGGAGGTCTATGGCCCGGCCGATCCAGGCGACGTGTTCAACCCGATCCAGGCCGCGCCTGCCGCGGCCCCCGCCGTGGTGGTGCGCAATCCCTTCGCGGTGGCGAACATCGAAGACCTGTCCTTTGAGCGCCTGGGCCGGACGCCGCCCAAGCCCGCCCGTTGGTTCATGGGCGGGGTGAACGACGGCGGCCTGCCCAAAGGGAAAATCGCGCTCATCGCCGGGCACGGGGGCAGCGGCAAGTCCACCCTGGCTTTGCAGATAGCCGCTTCCGTGGCCTCGGGCAGGGACTTCACCGGCGGGGTGTTCAAGTTCCACACCACGGGTCCGGCGCTGTTCCTGACCGCCGAGGACGAGACGGAAGACCTGGACGAGCGCGCCTACCACCTGCGGCGCATGGTCGAAGGCGAGGTGAATCTGTCCCGGCTCTACGTGGTGCGCGGGGCCGGGGACTACCGCTTCATGGAGCGGGACCGCTGTGGAAACCTCCAGCCCAGCGCCCGCTACCGCGAGGCCCTGGCCCTGGCCCGGCGCATCCGGCCCCGGGTTCTCGTGCTGGACCCGGTGGCCCAGTTCATGGGCGCGGCCTCGGAGCTGGATAACAATGAGATGGAAATCCTGGCGGCCCATCTCCGCGTCCTTCTGGCCGAGTCCGGGGCCGAAGTCATGTTCTCCATCGCGCACGTGAACAAGGCCAGTGGAAAGGATTTGGACTCAACGAAGAAACTGGAAACGGCCCTCGCGCCGGGCGCGGTGCGCGGGGCCACAGCCCTGGTCAACGCGCACCGCTGGCTTCTGACCACAGTCTCGGTCCCGCCCACCCTGGCGGCCACGCTGGGCGCTGCGAGCGACACCCTGCTCCAGGGCTGGCGTGTCGCCAAAAGCAACTACTCGAAGACCACGGGCATGAACTACTTCCGCCGCGGTGACGGCGGGTTGCTCGTGCCCTACAAGGGGGACTTCATGATGGACGACCTGAACCGTGTTGAGCAGGCCATCGCCGAGAGTGAAACGCCGCTGACCGCCAGGTCCGCCCTGGACGTGTTGCCCGTGGCCCTGGGCATGAGCAAGGCCACGGTAAAGAAGCTCATCGCCCAGGGCCTGGAGCTTGGCCGCCTGGTGGAAGAGGAACGCGAGAACAGCCGGGGCAAGTCCACACGCTACGTCATGGCCTGGTGGGGCGCGGACGTTGACGAGGAAATGCGTCGGCTCCTGGCGTAG